One stretch of Vulpes lagopus strain Blue_001 chromosome 12, ASM1834538v1, whole genome shotgun sequence DNA includes these proteins:
- the OGFOD3 gene encoding 2-oxoglutarate and iron-dependent oxygenase domain-containing protein 3 isoform X2 — protein sequence MAPQRRGAPKAPEGSGAAERRRPSSTKSVRAPREVQRKWLRTSVLGACAVLAGLLLWSIMGGDDGVTEVLAHRGEILPGRFIEVPCSEDYDSHRRFEGCSPRKCGRGITDTVITRDEAQRIRSIAEKGLSLGGSDGGASILDLHSGALSVGKHFVNLYRYFGDKIQTVFSEEDFRLYRCRSSQAIEPTRPREEAGQRRPCAPPVCPSHSSPVGGRASLRCCKSCWRSSPGCCRGRAHSWACHTCRCRVSGTALLPWQLLHWQKTWIGFLN from the exons ATGGCGCCGCAGCGGAGGGGCGCGCCCAAGGCGCCCGAGGGCAGCGGGGCGGCCGAGCGCCGGCGCCCGAGCAG CACAAAGAGTGTCCGGGCACccagggaggtgcagaggaagtGGCTAAGAACCTCCGTCCTGGGGGCCTGCGCCGTGCTTGCCGGGCTGCTGCTCTGGAGCATTATGGGGGGTGATGATGGTGTCACCGAGGTCCTGGCTCACCGTGGCGAGATCCTGCCCGGACGGTTCATCGAGGTGCCCTGCTCAGAGGACTATGACAGTCACCGAAGGTTTGAAG GCTGCTCCCCTAGGAAGTGTGGCCGGGGGATCACCGACACGGTCATCACCAGGGACGAAGCCCAGCGGATTCGCAG CATAGCCGAGAAGGGGCTCTCCCTGGGAGGATCCGACGGAGGG GCGTCCATCCTGGACTTGCACTCAGGAGCCCTATCTGTGGGGAAGCACTTTGTGAACCTGTACAG ATACTTTGGAGATAAGATACAAACCGTCTTCTCAGAAGAGGACTTCCGGTTGTATCG CTGCAGGTCCAGCCAGGCCATCGAGCCCACACGGCCCAGGGAAGAAGCAGGCCAGCGGAGGCCATGTGCACCCCCCGTCTGCCCCTCACACAGCTCACCTGTAGGAGGCCGAGCCAGCCTCAGGTGCTGCAAGAGCTGCTGGAGGAGCAGCCCAGGGTGCTGCAGGGGCCGTGCCCACTCATGGGCCTGCCACACGTGCCGGTGCCGGGTGTCAGGCACAGCCCTCCTGCCCTGGCAGCTCCTCCACTGGCAAAAAACCTGgattggctttttaaattaa